In Candidatus Nitrosotenuis uzonensis, a single window of DNA contains:
- the aroE gene encoding shikimate dehydrogenase, with amino-acid sequence MTKTYAVIGDPIDHSLSPSIHNAAFRALGMDCTYIAYRIPRGELREGIDSLRQIKIAGFNVTIPHKVEMIKYLEEASEECKVIGATNTVSNEGGKLVGYNTDMDGFLEPIKKRSIPISGASVLLLGAGGAARAIVAGFAKEGAGKIVIANRTQQRGQELARFASGLGLDVECTTLEQAGKDAGKHRFIVNATAVGLRGEPSPISTKTIGPECIVYDIIYMPMNTDLIAQSKKNSATVIYGYEMLLGQAAIAFEIWHKTKAPYDAMRKALLGGF; translated from the coding sequence ATGACAAAGACGTACGCGGTTATAGGTGATCCGATAGATCACTCGCTTTCTCCTAGCATACACAACGCAGCGTTCAGGGCACTTGGTATGGACTGCACATACATAGCATATAGGATTCCGAGAGGGGAGCTGAGGGAAGGTATTGACTCGCTAAGACAAATAAAGATTGCAGGATTTAATGTGACGATTCCACACAAGGTGGAGATGATAAAGTACCTTGAGGAGGCATCCGAAGAGTGCAAGGTTATTGGGGCCACCAATACGGTCTCAAACGAGGGCGGCAAGTTGGTCGGTTACAATACTGATATGGACGGATTTTTAGAGCCAATCAAAAAAAGAAGTATTCCTATTTCAGGCGCAAGCGTGCTTCTTTTGGGAGCAGGCGGCGCTGCAAGAGCAATTGTTGCAGGATTTGCAAAGGAGGGGGCAGGCAAGATAGTGATTGCAAACAGGACACAACAAAGAGGCCAGGAACTTGCAAGGTTTGCATCAGGACTTGGGCTTGATGTAGAATGTACCACGCTTGAGCAGGCAGGCAAGGATGCAGGAAAACACAGATTCATAGTGAATGCTACTGCAGTAGGCCTTAGGGGCGAGCCAAGTCCCATATCTACAAAAACTATAGGTCCTGAGTGCATAGTTTATGATATCATCTACATGCCAATGAATACGGACTTGATTGCTCAGAGCAAGAAAAATTCTGCCACCGTAATTTATGGATATGAGATGCTTTTAGGACAGGCTGCCATAGCATTTGAGATATGGCACAAAACCAAGGCACCATATGATGCGATGAGAAAGGCGTTGCTTGGAGGATTTTAG
- a CDS encoding aminotransferase class I/II-fold pyridoxal phosphate-dependent enzyme, giving the protein MSNIDQLRNRIDEITLQMLRLFKDRTDIARQIGELKKSSGLGVTDEAREEQLRVRVTQMCKDIGLDESLGKKFLNFLLNESVKIQSEGKQTHLTVFLKAKALEQQGRKIIHMEVGEPDFMPPAAAKTGFDEAFDGGIVRYGPAAGMPRLRAALAEYAIRNFGANATAENILVSPGGRFAVYLAVNTLLNPGDEIIIIEPAWPAYRECAINAGIKVRTIQTRLEDKWEPSITQIEQAINSNTKMIVMNYPNNPTGKILAPAIQDRIVEIARKNDLYVLSDEIYSLYAYRDWKSVLANNYEKTIVTQSFSKSHAMTGFRIGYTVADKSIIDRMVKLQALCITNVAEPIQYAALKALNSDLVQYKKSMKSKLDTVSEEARRIGLEFLEPDGAMYVFARAGAGIFDGLDFTNRLLERGVAVAPGEGFGNYRGFIRISVAQDENKLKEGMKILDEVLKGYR; this is encoded by the coding sequence ATGTCAAACATAGACCAGCTACGAAACAGAATTGATGAGATAACACTGCAGATGTTGCGACTCTTCAAGGACAGGACCGATATTGCAAGACAGATAGGAGAGCTCAAAAAGAGTAGCGGACTTGGAGTAACAGACGAGGCACGGGAAGAACAGCTAAGAGTCAGGGTAACACAGATGTGCAAGGATATCGGCCTTGACGAATCTCTGGGTAAAAAATTCCTCAACTTTCTTCTAAATGAATCGGTGAAGATCCAGTCGGAGGGCAAGCAAACGCACCTTACCGTTTTTCTGAAGGCAAAAGCCCTAGAGCAGCAAGGAAGGAAGATAATACACATGGAAGTTGGCGAGCCAGACTTTATGCCGCCTGCAGCTGCAAAGACGGGATTTGATGAGGCATTTGATGGCGGAATTGTTCGATACGGCCCGGCAGCAGGCATGCCAAGGCTAAGAGCTGCGCTTGCAGAATATGCGATAAGAAACTTTGGAGCAAACGCCACTGCAGAGAACATACTAGTGTCTCCAGGAGGCAGATTTGCAGTATATCTTGCAGTCAACACCCTGCTAAACCCAGGAGATGAGATCATCATCATAGAGCCAGCATGGCCTGCATACCGAGAGTGCGCAATCAATGCTGGAATCAAAGTGCGAACAATACAGACACGACTTGAAGACAAATGGGAGCCATCAATAACGCAGATTGAGCAGGCAATTAACTCCAACACAAAGATGATCGTGATGAACTATCCTAACAATCCTACCGGAAAGATCTTGGCACCTGCAATACAAGATAGAATAGTTGAGATTGCAAGGAAAAATGATCTTTATGTGCTAAGCGATGAGATTTATTCGCTGTATGCATATAGAGACTGGAAGAGTGTTCTTGCAAACAACTATGAAAAAACCATAGTCACACAGTCATTCTCAAAATCTCACGCAATGACGGGGTTTAGAATTGGTTACACAGTAGCTGATAAGAGCATAATAGATAGGATGGTCAAGTTGCAAGCGCTATGCATTACGAATGTGGCAGAGCCAATACAATATGCTGCGCTCAAGGCGCTCAACTCAGACCTTGTACAATACAAAAAATCCATGAAGTCAAAGCTTGACACCGTCTCAGAAGAGGCAAGGAGGATAGGCTTGGAGTTTTTGGAGCCAGACGGGGCAATGTACGTGTTTGCAAGGGCTGGAGCAGGCATCTTTGATGGGCTGGACTTTACAAACAGGCTCTTGGAAAGGGGTGTTGCAGTCGCCCCAGGCGAGGGATTTGGCAACTACAGGGGTTTTATCCGCATTTCTGTAGCCCAGGACGAAAACAAACTAAAGGAAGGGATGAAGATATTAGATGAGGTTTTGAAGGGATATAGATGA
- a CDS encoding prephenate dehydrogenase/arogenate dehydrogenase family protein, producing MKKSITIIGAGGKMGQWFAKYFASTGYDVIGYDSESPITDKTVRKADSLVGAVLNTDIVLLCTPTRRTPEIIRLIAKEMKRGSYLIEISSQKAKTAAALLKIPTKINPVCIHPMFGPGAKKIKGQNIISVPIKDAKKELALVKSLFEGANFVTIDAIEHDKKIAIILGLTHLVNLALANILAKDDKVSLTERMSGTTFKVQKILCESIMTESPELIETIISNPEIRRPAEEFWKDVGRLLTDVQEAKSEDVSNYIKTVQSNLAKNSNLEDSYKKLNTMINAIEK from the coding sequence ATGAAAAAAAGCATCACGATTATCGGCGCTGGCGGTAAGATGGGCCAGTGGTTTGCCAAGTATTTTGCATCAACAGGATATGACGTAATAGGGTATGACTCGGAATCGCCGATCACAGACAAGACGGTCAGAAAGGCAGATTCGCTTGTCGGGGCAGTACTAAACACTGACATAGTTTTACTATGCACACCGACAAGAAGGACGCCTGAGATAATCAGACTTATTGCAAAGGAGATGAAGCGAGGCTCCTACCTCATCGAGATATCTTCACAGAAGGCAAAGACGGCAGCCGCTCTGCTGAAGATTCCGACCAAGATAAACCCAGTGTGCATACATCCCATGTTCGGGCCTGGCGCAAAAAAGATCAAGGGACAGAACATAATATCGGTGCCGATAAAGGATGCGAAAAAAGAGCTCGCCCTTGTCAAGTCTCTCTTCGAAGGGGCAAACTTTGTCACCATAGATGCAATAGAGCACGACAAAAAAATTGCGATCATCTTGGGTCTAACGCACCTTGTCAACTTGGCACTTGCAAACATACTTGCAAAGGATGACAAGGTCAGCCTTACAGAGAGGATGTCAGGCACTACATTCAAGGTGCAAAAGATACTTTGCGAGAGCATAATGACAGAATCACCTGAGCTCATAGAGACAATAATATCAAATCCGGAGATAAGAAGGCCGGCAGAAGAATTTTGGAAGGATGTAGGAAGACTTCTAACTGATGTACAAGAGGCAAAGTCAGAGGATGTAAGTAACTACATCAAGACGGTTCAGTCAAATCTGGCAAAAAACTCCAACCTGGAAGATTCTTACAAAAAGCTTAACACCATGATCAATGCTATTGAAAAATAG
- the aroC gene encoding chorismate synthase has translation MAGSSIGQRLVLTSFGESHGKCVGAVLDGCPAGLELDEKDVQVMLDYRKPGQSLVSTQRKEGDIVEILSGVFRGYTTGAPIAMIIWNKDQNSRDYEQLQTKMRPGHSDYPALVKYNGFNDYRGGGRFSGRLTATHVMGGAVARKLLRVALNVETHSYTTKIGRISMRDKFDLSMKEKIYANEVRCPDQNAAKRMRNAILDARKSGDTLGGIIESTTYNVPVGLGEPIFGSLESDISKAIYSIPSVKGVEFGSGFAGSELFGSQNNDPYVTRGGKITTKTNNAGGILGGLSNGMPIVMRVAFKPASSIAKRQSTVDIKTKKPVILQVQGRHDPCVVPRAPPVVDSLVSLVLADHALMGGFIKPVL, from the coding sequence ATGGCCGGCAGTTCTATTGGGCAAAGACTTGTTCTGACCAGCTTTGGGGAAAGTCATGGAAAGTGCGTCGGCGCGGTGCTCGACGGTTGCCCTGCTGGCCTTGAGCTTGACGAAAAGGACGTCCAAGTCATGCTAGATTACAGAAAGCCAGGACAATCGCTTGTATCTACGCAAAGAAAGGAAGGCGACATAGTAGAGATACTCTCCGGAGTTTTTCGTGGGTATACCACCGGCGCTCCCATTGCAATGATAATCTGGAACAAGGATCAGAATTCCAGAGATTATGAGCAGCTCCAGACCAAGATGAGACCGGGGCACTCTGACTATCCTGCTCTTGTCAAGTATAACGGATTTAACGACTACAGAGGCGGGGGTAGATTTTCAGGCAGGCTTACTGCGACCCACGTCATGGGCGGGGCGGTGGCAAGAAAGTTGCTCAGGGTGGCCCTGAATGTGGAGACCCATTCTTACACTACAAAGATAGGCAGAATTTCGATGAGAGACAAATTCGATCTCAGCATGAAGGAAAAGATTTATGCAAACGAGGTCAGATGCCCCGATCAAAATGCAGCGAAGCGAATGCGCAATGCAATACTTGATGCAAGGAAGAGTGGCGATACTCTTGGAGGCATTATCGAGTCAACCACATACAACGTGCCGGTGGGCTTGGGCGAGCCGATATTTGGATCGCTGGAATCAGATATTAGCAAGGCCATCTATTCCATTCCCTCAGTTAAAGGAGTAGAATTCGGTTCCGGTTTTGCAGGCTCGGAGCTTTTTGGATCGCAAAACAACGACCCATACGTTACAAGAGGTGGTAAAATAACCACAAAGACTAACAATGCCGGCGGCATACTTGGAGGGCTCTCAAATGGCATGCCGATAGTAATGAGAGTTGCGTTCAAGCCGGCATCATCTATTGCAAAAAGGCAGAGTACTGTTGACATTAAGACAAAAAAACCTGTCATACTGCAGGTTCAGGGAAGGCACGATCCGTGCGTTGTTCCAAGGGCACCGCCAGTTGTAGATTCACTTGTATCACTAGTTCTTGCGGACCATGCGCTCATGGGTGGATTCATCAAGCCAGTATTGTAA
- the aroA gene encoding 3-phosphoshikimate 1-carboxyvinyltransferase, protein MNCKVERSTLTGSIGCPPNKSYTHRAIFLASLVDGKSIIKNVLKSRDTVATMNICKSFGAQIQEAGRNLKIRGIEEFDDADLLVDASNSGTTIRIAAAIASLRDAKTTLTGDESLKKRPMKPLLDALEALGAKCTSNDGKPPVTVVGRARGGSITIPGDISSQFISALFIAAPKMENGLTVNISTELVSKPYLDATISSMKKFGVTVQVIEPYRKYQIAPQEYKHATVSIPSDFSSIALLLSAAVLVGRDLTINASIGDLSQGDEAIIDILGKMGVDVSLHKNTIKVRAPEKLLGGRFDLSNTPDLLPPLSILCLKCQAPLEIYNVRHARFKETDRIAIIARELRKIGVSVKENDDGLVMSPPEKTSGAHLDSEDDHRLFMAFCIAAMYVGDCTVSDPESVDVSYPTFVDDMIGVGAKITFA, encoded by the coding sequence ATGAACTGTAAGGTAGAAAGATCAACTCTCACAGGCTCAATAGGTTGCCCGCCCAACAAGAGTTATACACACCGCGCCATATTCTTAGCATCTCTTGTAGATGGCAAGAGCATTATCAAGAACGTACTAAAATCAAGGGACACGGTTGCCACAATGAATATTTGCAAGAGCTTTGGGGCGCAGATTCAGGAGGCTGGGAGAAATCTGAAGATCAGGGGCATTGAGGAGTTTGATGATGCAGACCTTCTTGTGGATGCGTCAAATTCTGGAACTACCATAAGGATTGCTGCAGCAATTGCCTCGCTTAGGGACGCAAAGACTACACTTACTGGAGATGAATCCCTAAAGAAAAGACCGATGAAGCCGCTACTTGATGCGCTTGAGGCACTGGGGGCAAAATGCACATCAAATGATGGCAAGCCTCCTGTAACAGTGGTTGGCAGGGCAAGGGGTGGAAGTATAACCATACCAGGAGATATATCAAGCCAGTTCATATCGGCCCTGTTCATTGCAGCGCCAAAGATGGAAAATGGCCTCACAGTAAACATCAGCACTGAGCTTGTCTCAAAGCCGTATCTTGATGCGACCATATCGAGTATGAAAAAATTTGGTGTCACGGTCCAAGTAATAGAGCCATATAGAAAATACCAAATAGCGCCCCAGGAATACAAACATGCCACAGTCAGCATCCCGTCGGATTTCTCAAGCATTGCATTGCTGCTATCTGCGGCCGTACTGGTAGGAAGGGACCTTACAATAAACGCATCGATAGGAGACCTCTCACAGGGTGATGAGGCAATAATAGACATACTGGGCAAGATGGGAGTGGATGTATCGCTGCACAAGAACACAATAAAGGTCAGGGCCCCAGAAAAATTGCTTGGCGGAAGATTTGATCTTTCAAATACGCCGGATCTTCTTCCGCCTCTTTCCATACTTTGTCTCAAATGTCAGGCACCGCTTGAGATCTATAACGTACGACATGCAAGGTTCAAAGAAACCGACAGGATTGCCATCATAGCGCGTGAGCTCAGAAAGATAGGAGTGAGCGTCAAGGAAAATGATGATGGATTGGTGATGAGTCCACCGGAAAAAACAAGCGGGGCGCATCTTGATTCAGAGGATGACCACAGGCTCTTCATGGCATTTTGCATTGCTGCAATGTATGTAGGAGACTGTACCGTATCGGATCCCGAGTCAGTGGACGTCTCGTATCCGACTTTTGTGGACGATATGATTGGTGTCGGCGCAAAGATTACTTTTGCATAA
- a CDS encoding NUDIX domain-containing protein has protein sequence MRSTRIVTSFVTSNEKFLLLRRSEKVKSMKGLWGGVSGIIEGNEDPLSRAKIEIYEEIGIDSQSIRLLKAGKEMAVSSPQYPDHQWVIFPFLFEIENPRISLNWENSSYVWIEPKEIYRYQTVPSLADVLFNLL, from the coding sequence ATGCGTTCTACAAGAATAGTAACATCTTTTGTCACAAGTAACGAAAAGTTTTTGCTTCTTAGGAGAAGTGAGAAAGTAAAGAGCATGAAAGGGCTGTGGGGAGGAGTGAGCGGTATAATAGAGGGGAATGAGGATCCGCTTTCTCGTGCAAAGATAGAGATTTACGAGGAAATCGGCATAGACAGCCAATCAATCAGGCTGTTAAAGGCAGGAAAGGAGATGGCAGTCTCATCGCCGCAGTATCCGGACCACCAATGGGTGATCTTTCCGTTTCTCTTTGAGATAGAGAATCCTAGGATCTCGCTGAACTGGGAGAACAGTTCATACGTGTGGATAGAGCCAAAAGAGATTTACAGATATCAGACTGTGCCCAGCCTAGCTGACGTCCTGTTCAACTTGTTGTAG
- a CDS encoding shikimate kinase translates to MQAKATVFGAISIVNAIATGRGATLGIDSMVEATVSAYDGRGIHLQADSSSMSTKLVNKVVEMSVPKKELEKNRIEILLRSQIPTGYGLKSSSAISSAISLACHKMFRPRYTDTQVLLTGVEASIATRVSMTGAYDDACACYYGGTVVTDNYKRKIIRMERTPVNLAVVVFVPRSRKRGNIKQLKMLGGVFQRAWDFAREGHYWNAMVLNGLAGSTILNSDPRTVAKIIEAGALGVSVSGNGPAIAAVAKKERINRVKKAFAGLEGRTLIAQVNNKKASVHEL, encoded by the coding sequence ATGCAGGCAAAGGCAACAGTGTTTGGGGCGATTTCAATAGTGAATGCAATTGCTACAGGGAGAGGGGCAACGCTAGGCATAGACTCAATGGTGGAGGCAACTGTGAGTGCATATGATGGAAGGGGAATACACCTGCAGGCAGACAGCAGTAGTATGAGCACAAAGCTGGTAAACAAGGTGGTGGAAATGTCTGTGCCAAAAAAGGAGCTGGAAAAAAACAGAATAGAGATACTGCTCAGATCACAGATTCCGACCGGGTACGGGTTGAAAAGCTCTAGTGCCATTTCTTCTGCAATCTCGCTTGCGTGCCACAAGATGTTCAGGCCAAGATACACTGATACGCAGGTGCTTCTTACCGGTGTGGAGGCATCGATTGCGACAAGGGTAAGCATGACTGGCGCATACGATGATGCATGTGCGTGCTATTACGGAGGAACTGTTGTAACTGATAATTACAAAAGAAAGATAATCAGGATGGAAAGGACGCCGGTCAACCTTGCGGTTGTAGTGTTTGTTCCAAGATCAAGGAAGCGAGGAAATATCAAGCAGCTAAAAATGCTTGGCGGGGTATTCCAGAGGGCATGGGACTTTGCAAGGGAGGGTCACTACTGGAACGCCATGGTGCTAAACGGACTTGCCGGCTCTACGATACTTAACTCAGATCCTCGAACAGTAGCAAAAATAATAGAGGCCGGAGCACTTGGCGTTTCCGTGTCAGGAAACGGCCCTGCAATAGCTGCGGTGGCAAAAAAGGAAAGGATTAATCGTGTCAAGAAAGCGTTTGCAGGACTTGAGGGCAGGACCCTTATTGCGCAGGTAAACAACAAGAAGGCTAGCGTCCATGAACTGTAA